A segment of the Serratia fonticola genome:
TAAGCGTTTTAATCTCAGTGCGCAGCAGGTGCTGGATGTTTGCCAACGGCTGTATGAAACCCATAAGCTGATCACTTACCCCCGTTCTGACTGCCGCTATTTACCAGAAGAGCATTTTGCCGGGCGTCATGCGGTGCTGAATGCGATTAGCGTGCACCAACCCGATCTTTATCCACAGCCGGTGATCGACAGTGAACGTCGTAACCGCTGCTGGGACGATAAGAAGGTGGATGCACACCACGCCATTATTCCAACGGCGCGAGCCAGTAAAGCGAACTTGAGTCAGGATGAACTGAACGTTTATGGTCTGGTAGCGCGGCAGTACCTGATGCAGTTCTGCCCGGATGCCATGTTCCGCAAGTGTGTGATTGAGCTGGATATTGCCGGGGGAAAATTTATCGCCAAAGCGCGCTTCCTGGCCGAAGCAGGGTGGCGAACCCTGCTGGGAAGCAAAGAGCGTGATGAGGAGAACGAAGGTGCCCCGTTGCCCGTCGTGGACAAAGGGGATGAACTGTTATGCGAGCGCGGCGAAGTCGTTGAACGTCAGACTCAGCCCCCCAGACCTTTCACCGATGCCAGTTTACTTTCAGCCATGACCGGGATTGCGCGTTTTGTACAGGATAAAGCGCTAAAGAAAATCCTGCGGGCGACCGATGGTTTAGGAACGGAGGCAACGCGTGCAGGTATCATTGAACTGCTGTTCAAGAGATCGTTCCTCTACAAGAAAGGGCGCTATATTCATTCCAGCGAAACAGGGCGGGCCTTGATCCATTCATTGCCGGATTTGGCTGCACGCCCTGATATGACGGCGCAATGGGAGGCTACGCTGACGCAAATCAGTGAGAAGTCCTGCCGCTATCAGGACTTTATGCAACCGCTGGAAGGTACGTTACAGGAGCTGATTTATCAGGCTAAGCAAAGTAGGGCCAGTATAGCGTTTCGTGGTTTGCCGCCTTCGCCTTCATCGGGGGCGAAAAAGCGTAAGAAAAGTGCCGGTAAGGCGCGGGAGAAAAGTGAATGAATCGCAGTCTGCCCCTGATGTTAGGCTGTTTAGCCCTATTTTCAACGTCGACTTTAGCCAACCGCAGCAATGTGGATGTGGTGGTGCCGGTTTCCCCGGAAATATGGGGCAGTGCGCGTAATAGCACGCCGCCGCCCTGTAACCGCTGCTGTATCTACCAGAATCAGAATTACTCGGAAGGCGCATTGTTGAAAGTGGAGGGTGAGCTCTTGCAGTGCGCACGAGATCCGAACGTGACCGGCACCAGCCCGTTAATCTGGATCCGTCTAAAGCAGTAATCGTAAAATGAAAGGGGCTTTTGCCCCTAGGCGCTAGCTTCGAAAATATAGCGATCCAGTAAAGGTATATCGGCAGGGGCCAGCGGGTAATCTCTGGCCTGTTGAGGCGTTACCCAGGCAAAGGCGCAATGACAGTGCTGCTGTAACTCCCCTTGGAAGCTCTCTACCCGCCAGGCATGCAGGCGAATGAGCCTGTCGTTATGCTGCCATTGGTTACTGGCCACAAAACTGCCCACAGTGGCAACAATGCTCAACTCTTCTAACAGTTCACGTGCCAATGCCTGCGGCTGGCTCTCGTTAGCCTCGACCTTGCCGCCAGGAAACTCCCATAGGCCAGCCTGATCGCTGGATTCATCTCGCTGTGCGAGCAGGATTTTGCCGTCTTTTTCGATAATGGCGGCTACAACATCAATAGTTTTCATCGCAGGTAGTCAATGAAGCCCCGGTATTGGCCGGGGCAGGGAAGTTACAAGGTGAATTCGGCCCAGACGGGAGCATGGTCAGAGGGTTTATCCATCCCTCGGATCTGA
Coding sequences within it:
- a CDS encoding DUF1496 domain-containing protein; translated protein: MNRSLPLMLGCLALFSTSTLANRSNVDVVVPVSPEIWGSARNSTPPPCNRCCIYQNQNYSEGALLKVEGELLQCARDPNVTGTSPLIWIRLKQ
- a CDS encoding DNA topoisomerase III is translated as MRLFIAEKPSLARAIADVLPKPHRRGDGFIACGSNDVVTWCVGHLLEQAQPDAYDSRYARWSLADLPIIPQKWLLQPRPSVSKQLNAIKKLLAEADEVIHAGDPDREGQLLVDEVLDYLALTPEKRQSVRRCLINDLNPQAVERAVERLRDNRDFIPLCVSALARARADWLYGINMTRAYTLLGRNAGYDGVLSVGRVQTPVLGLVVRRDEEIENFVSKDFFEVKAHIVTPKEERFVALWQPSDSCEPYQDEEGRLLHRPLAEHVVKRIEGQPALVTSYNDKRESDTAPLPFSLSTLQIEAAKRFNLSAQQVLDVCQRLYETHKLITYPRSDCRYLPEEHFAGRHAVLNAISVHQPDLYPQPVIDSERRNRCWDDKKVDAHHAIIPTARASKANLSQDELNVYGLVARQYLMQFCPDAMFRKCVIELDIAGGKFIAKARFLAEAGWRTLLGSKERDEENEGAPLPVVDKGDELLCERGEVVERQTQPPRPFTDASLLSAMTGIARFVQDKALKKILRATDGLGTEATRAGIIELLFKRSFLYKKGRYIHSSETGRALIHSLPDLAARPDMTAQWEATLTQISEKSCRYQDFMQPLEGTLQELIYQAKQSRASIAFRGLPPSPSSGAKKRKKSAGKAREKSE
- a CDS encoding pyrimidine (deoxy)nucleoside triphosphate diphosphatase; the encoded protein is MKTIDVVAAIIEKDGKILLAQRDESSDQAGLWEFPGGKVEANESQPQALARELLEELSIVATVGSFVASNQWQHNDRLIRLHAWRVESFQGELQQHCHCAFAWVTPQQARDYPLAPADIPLLDRYIFEASA